The Deferribacterota bacterium genome contains the following window.
TTTTATTTAAACTTTGTGCATTATACACTGAATATCCATCCCTTATATTGCAAAAAGCAACAAAAGTATCCTTTGTTACAATAGAAAGCTTATTGACCTCATTAGCTATACTCTTTAATTGTTTAGTATTGTAGTTAAATGCTATATTTTTATTCATTGACTGTAAATATAAAAACTTATTACTGTATATTCTAAAATAAGCATATTTATTGGTTGTTATGGGAGTAAAAGGCGTCATATCCTCACTATGCAATGGAATATAATGGATGATTGTTCCTATATTCTTTTCCCTAAACAAATTAAAATATCTCTCTTTATACCATGACCTATGGGGTAATGAAACAAAAAAAATATTTTTTTCAAATAACCTTTTAAGATTGAGTATTGTTTCAACATTTTTTCTAGAGGCAGTGAAACTATAAGGAAAATCAGCCAATAAAACATAGACTATATTATCTTTATTTAGCGGGGCTAAAGCATCAATAAAGGTCCTCACATATTCTTCATTTAACGATTCTTTCAATAATTCTTTATATAATTTTATAGATAATGCTAAAGAATTGTTCCCAATATTTTCAGCTATCTGATCTATTGTTTTATAATAAGGCATTTTATGGAATGTAAAAGTAATTTCCACAAAACTTAAGCCCAAATTATTTATATAATACTTTAAATAATTGGTAGGGCGTAAAGAGACTGGATATATTTTATCTACCCAACTATTATGTCTAAACCCAGATGTGCCTACATATATCATATATTAGTTTCTCCTAAGCTTAAAAATTATTCTATTATTTCATCTAGAATTCATATTGATAAAATCAATAATATATTATATTATCATCTTGACAATGAGTAATTATTCGTTAAAAAATATTTTTTATAAATTGCGCCCATAGCTCAATAGGATAGAGCAACGGACTTCTAATCCGTAGGTTGGAGGTTCGACTCCTCCTGGGCGCGTTTATATTAATTTTTCAGTTATTTTATGTTAAATTTGATATAATTTATCATGTCTCTTGTGAACACAAAAGAAACTAAAATAAATGCAAATGAGTAGTTATGGTTTTTCCAATATATCAAAATAATTTTTAGGCAACCTTAACATTGAAAAAATTTAGACATAAAAATCACAAAAACTAGATATAAACTTCTATTTATACCATCTTTATTTAATACGTTTATAAATTAATTTTTAAATAATAGATTGTATTAAAAATTATCTCTTTATCAGTTTTATGTATATTTATATTACAGAATATTCAAGAGTGCAAAATTCTCTATCATTTAAATTTAATGTGTATAGCTGATTTTAGATTCCAATTAGACCTAATTCGACAATTTATAAATTATGTATGTAATTTTTATAACTATTTCTCTCTTTAATATTATTTATAATATAAAACCCAAAAGGAATTTAAAATAATTTAAAGATACTTTGTTTTAGAATTAATAGATTACAGATGTTTATATTCAGCTATTCTTAAAATATCAACTAATAATGTTTAATAGAAAATCAATCATCATCTTCAATAAACTATAGATTTAAGAATTCATCTACTATAAGATGATATTTGAAACTAAGTTCGTATTTTCAAAATTTATCTTACGAATTTTAATTAATTATTTGACTTCAATTAAAAAATTAAATATAATGGTGTTAGTAATTCTAAAAAATAGTCTAATGTTTAACGAATTACTTGATAAGTATAATTATATTTTAGAAAAAGGAGGATTTGTATATGGAAGTAAAAGGAAGCACTTTTATTGTAACAGGTGGCGCCTCTGGATTAGGAGAAGCTACGGTCCGAAGTATCGTGGAAAAAGG
Protein-coding sequences here:
- a CDS encoding DUF72 domain-containing protein, with the translated sequence MIYVGTSGFRHNSWVDKIYPVSLRPTNYLKYYINNLGLSFVEITFTFHKMPYYKTIDQIAENIGNNSLALSIKLYKELLKESLNEEYVRTFIDALAPLNKDNIVYVLLADFPYSFTASRKNVETILNLKRLFEKNIFFVSLPHRSWYKERYFNLFREKNIGTIIHYIPLHSEDMTPFTPITTNKYAYFRIYSNKFLYLQSMNKNIAFNYNTKQLKSIANEVNKLSIVTKDTFVAFCNIRDGYSVYNAQSLNKILKEYNDEP